Proteins encoded together in one Diabrotica undecimpunctata isolate CICGRU chromosome 3, icDiaUnde3, whole genome shotgun sequence window:
- the LOC140437750 gene encoding rho GTPase-activating protein 1-like isoform X2 → MIQAESNSMGSPISDFTDDNFEEELAEACEENLDSLMFCSTSYPEVGDTAPEKFSEISRYGIVDVKGDDSDGRKIIVVYACKLPQIKEIDHGLLLSYLKYTLESYVKQDYSLIYFHHGLTSKNKPSIGWLVQAYKAFDRNYKKNLKALYLVHPTSFLKFVSQLFRPLISAKFGKKLNYIHRLKELNEFIPIEKLDIPNEVIEHDKKLGGEVPVSRTSPDSVFEPTCPTQQFGVTLQYIRDQYNVIIPPIVKQCIEYLDQPDALETEGIFRRSANANKVKSLKEIANTGQKVPFDDPHEAAVLLKKFLRELKEPLLTYELYDEIVQFQSWNNDERLRLVSILVMEKLPEDNYKVLKYIIRFLSRVMERSDLNKMNAQNLAVVFGPNLVWSDSVSMSLAAIGPINMFTQFLLVHQNEIFMI, encoded by the exons ATGATCCAGGCCGAATCTAATAGCATGGGCTCTCCGATATCGGACTTCACGGACGATAACTTCGAAGAGGAACTAGCGGAAGCCTGCGAGGAAAACTTGGACAGTCTAATGTTTTGTTCGACTTCTTATCCGGAAGTTGGAGATACGGCTCCCGAAAAGTTTTCCGAAATTTCGAGATACGGGATCGTCGATGTCAAGGGAGACGATTCGGACGGGAGAAAAATTATTGTCGTTTACGCTTGTAAGTTGCCTCAAATTAAGGAGATTGATCATGGATTGTTGTTAAG ttaTTTGAAATACACCTTAGAAAGTTATGTAAAGCAAGATtacagtttaatttattttcaccACGGACTGACGAGTAAAAACAAACCGTCGATAGGATGGTTGGTGCAAGCTTATAAAGCCTTCgacagaaattataaaaagaatcTGAAAGCGTTATATCTAGTCCATCCAACGAGCTTTCTTAAATTCGTTTCGCAACTGTTTAGGCCCCTTATCAGTGCCAAGTTTGGAAAGAAATTGAACTATATTCACAGGCTGAAGGAGTTAAACGAATTTATACCGATAGAAAAATTGGATATACCCAATGAAGTGATAGA acaCGATAAGAAACTTGGAGGGGAGGTTCCAGTATCGAGAACGTCCCCCGACTCTGTTTTTGAGCCGACGTGCCCTACCCAACAATTCGGAGTTACTCTGCAGTATATTAGGGATCAGTACAATGTAATCATTCCGCCTATTGTGAAACAATGTATAGAATACTTAGATCAGCCTGACG cATTAGAAACGGAGGGTATATTTAGAAGGTCCGCCAACGCTAACAAAGTTAAAAGTCTGAAAGAAATCGCAAATACTGGCCAAAAGGTACCTTTCGATGATCCTCATGAAGCTGCTGTATTACTGAAAAAGTTTTTGAGAGAACTTAAAGAACCTCTGTTGACTTATGAATTGTATGATGAAATTGTACAATTTCAAA GTTGGAATAATGATGAAAGGCTGAGGCTGGTGTCCATACTTGTAATGGAAAAGCTACCAGAAGACAACTACAAGGTCTTAAAATATATCATTAGATTTTTATCCAGG GTAATGGAAAGGTCTGACTTAAACAAAATGAATGCACAAAACCTAGCTGTAGTCTTTGGACCAAACCTAGTGTGGTCCGATTCAGTTTCGATGTCACTAGCTGCCATAGGTCCCATTAACATGTTTACGCAGTTCTTATTAGTGCATCAGAACGAGATATTTATGATTTAG
- the LOC140436125 gene encoding zinc finger BED domain-containing protein 5-like — protein sequence MKIEELLMCEELKSYATGEEIFKAIHEYIRRNDIEWSKCVDICSDGAAAMVGKIRGAVSRITVVAENASRSHCILHRHSLETKKMPQDLKDVLDGSVKIINHVKSRPLQARLLKLTAEDMGMDHFNFLLHTEVGWLSRRTILGRLFELKDPLIITFPNSFIHHIK from the coding sequence ATGAAAATAGAAGAACTCCTTATGTGTGAAGAGCTTAAAAGTTATGCCACTGGTGAAGAAATTTTCAAGGCTATCCACGAGTATATAAGAAGAAATGATATAGAGTGGAGTAAATGTGTGGATATTTGCAGTGATGGAGCGGCTGCAATGGTTGGTAAAATTAGAGGGGCAGTGTCTAGAATAACGGTAGTGGCAGAAAATGCCTCCCGCAGTCATTGTATCTTACATCGCCATTCTTTGGAAACTAAAAAGATGCCGCAAGATTTAAAAGACGTATTGGATGGTTCTGTGAAAATAATAAACCATGTGAAGAGCCGTCCGCTTCAAGCACGCCTTTTAAAGCTCACCGCTGAAGATATGGGTATGGATCACTTCAATTTTTTGCTCCACACAGAGGTCGGGTGGCTATCGAGGAGAACAATTTTAGGGAGACTGTTTGAACTGAAAGATCCACTGATTATCACATTTCCAAACAGTTTCATTCATCACATTAAGTAA